The Saprospiraceae bacterium genomic interval GCATTGGTCTCTAATGCTGTTCAGCGTCATTTAAATCCATACCCAAAAGGCGATGTGCGATATGTCAAAACTATGGAGGAAGAAATGGAAGATATCAAAGCGGTTAAAATAGAAGACTTAAAAATGTTTTATCAGGACTTTTATGGTGCGGATCATTCCAGTTTCTCGGTGGTGGGTGATTTTGATGAAAATGAAGTGAAAAAAGTTGTTACGGAAGGATTGGCGAATTGGAAAAGTAAAAATCCATACAAGCGTATTGCAGACAATTACCTGGAAGTTCCGGCAACCAACCAGAATATAGAAACACCAGATAAAGCCAATGCCATGTTTTTGGCCGGAATGAATTTAAACATCCGGGATGACGATCCGGATTATCCGGCACTTGTTTTAGGCAATTACATTCTTGGTGGCGGATTTTTAAACAGTCGCCTGGCAACGCGTATTCGCCAAAAAGAGGGTTTGAGTTATGGAGTAGGCTCCCAACTTTTTGCAGATGCTCAGGATAAATCGGGAGGCTTTATGGCTTATGCTATTTATGCACCGGAAAACAGAGATAAACTGGAAACTGCATTTAAAGAAGAAATTGCCCGGATGTTGAAAGATGGATTTACCCAGCAGGAAGTCGACGATGCAAGATCTGGCTTACTTCAGTCGCGAAAAGTTTCCCGTTCACAGGACAACCAACTTTCTGGTCAATTGAATTCTATGCTTAATATCAATCGGACATTTAAATTTTCCGAAGAAATGGAGCAAAAGATTTCTCAATTGACTCCTCAACAGATCCATACCGCTTTGAATAAGCACATCGACATCAATAAAATCAGCTACTTCAAAGGAGGTGATTTTGCGAATAAGTTGAGCAAACCATAGGGAAAGTCAGGAAGCTAAATGCATAAAGCCTAAAGCCTAAAGCCGTGTGATATCATAGCTTTGGGCTTTTTTTTTAATGAAATGTATTTTTATCTTCAGTGAATCATTGCCATTTAAGCTTTTCTTATCTCACCCCTGACCCTCTTCTGATGGAGAGGGGAATCGTAGAAAAAAATATATTGGGTAACGGAATCGCTCCCTTCTCCACGTTTGTGGAGAACCTGTCTGCCGATCAGGCAGGGGGTTGGGGATGAGGCGAAACAACGGAGAGAATATAAAGTCATCGTGTCCTTAAATAATAGAATTACTAACGATTGTTAGATATTTTTGAAAAAATGAAAATCATGAATTCCTGGTTCAAAACAAAACCTGCTCAGCGCAGTCTCCAGCCAGGCGTAGTCTTTCGAATACGCTGGTGTGATGTGAGTACTTAGTTTCCGAACGGAATCTACACACAAGAACTAAAAAAAACTAACAAACGTTAGTTAAAAATTCATTACAATACTAAATAATCCCAATCTCTGCATTAGAATTGAAAATATACTATATATTGTTGATTATCAATATATAATTTCCAATCTATTGCAATAGAAAGGTGATTTACAAAAACCCTAAACAAAGCTTTTCGCTTATTACTTTAAGCTAAAAAACTGGATTCCATTGCATGAATTGGGATAATCCCAATTTCAATACACCACCTCATGTTGATAATTCCCGGGTACTTGCTGGTACAGCTTCCAGTATTCTTCGGCGATTAAGGCCGGACTATACTTCGCATCGGCAACATCCACTTTTCCACAAACGGTAAGTTGTGCAATATGGACTTGCGAATTCTTGGCCCTCTCAACAAGTGCCTGCACCAGATTGCGCATTCCGGCTTTACCGATGCTCAGAGAAACAAACATGGGTGCCCCTTGGAGAGCAGTGCCACCTCCGGTAAAGAATAATTTTCCGGTATTGCTTTTTAACATTGCCGGGAGGAAGAATTGTGCAGTTTGAAATGCACCACCGGTGCTGATTGCAAAACAAGATTGAATATTCTTCCAACTTTCTTCCAACACATCCTGGACATGGATGGCTGAAGCATTGAATAATACCAAATCCGGGAAGCCATTTTTTTGAATGCAATCGGTTATGGCAATTTTTAATCCTGCTTCGTCGCTCACATCGGCCATAAAATAATCAGCAGTGATATTTTCGGCTTGTAAAGCCCCGGCCAATACTTCTAATTTATTTTCCGTACGTGCAATCAAAGAGATATGAAAGCCTTCTTTTCCAAATCGCAGTGCAACGGCTTGTCCGATTCCATGACCGGCGCCAATGATGATCGCTTTTTTCATTTTAATTTTTTATTAAAATAGCTTAATTGGACACACTTGCCTTCATGATCAACCTACCGCAAAATCAATTGTATGGAATGCATCTTATGGGTTGACCTACACGAATAACTTTCTGTCCATACTGTAAGTTATTTTGAACTGGATCCAGATTCTATCAGGGTAGCAGCTTAAACCTGCGAACCAAATTTATTTCTATCGGGATCTATTCTTTTGAATCTTAATCCAAAAGCTCTGCAGTTAACATGACTTCCGCATTCAACAGCTTGGATACGGGACAGTTTGCTTTAGCATTCGCTGTAAATTCATGCAATAACTCTGCGGTGAGTCCATTTGCTTTTACTTTGGTATGCAACATGATCACCGGAATTGCGCCATTCTCAAGCACTACGGTTGCTGTGGTATGGATGTGATCGGCAGTGAATCCACCTGCATTCATGACAAAGGCAAGTTTCATCGAGAAGCAACCAGCGTGTGCAGCTCCAATCAATTCTTCGGGATTGGTTCCCGGTTTATCTTCAAATCGGGTAGGATATGAATATTCTGTATCGCACAAGACTCCGCTTTGTGTACTTAAACGACCAGTCCCTTCTTTTCCGGTGCCGTTCCAATCGGCAGTAGCTGTTCTTTTAATTTGCATGAGGATGATTTTTGTTTGTGTTCAAAATAAATAAGCAACTTGATACAGGACGAACAGCTTACAGTAAAAATGGTTTAATCTGGAGGAACTTGAATCACAAGAAGAAATAATAACAGGAATACCGGGTTAATTCATGCTAAAGCGGATCGATGCGCAATTCCTTGATCAAAAACTTATTTTGAACCAATTCGCCATATAGATAGATTCGGTATTTTCTGCCATTTTGTGCATCCATCTGCGCAATTGAAAAACTGGAATCCTCCCCTTTGGCATTCCCTTTGTGTACCGGTTGAATTGATTTTGGTGCATTTCTGTCGAGAAATGCTTTCAGGGCTTTGATCACTACAGATTTGTCGGCAATCTCAATTTGGTCGTTGAAACAATATTGCATGCGTTGATCCATAAGCTCTGACATAGCCGCCATATCGGATTTTCGCATGTGATCCAGAAAAGTGTTGAATCCCTGAGACTGGACAGCCAATCCACAAAAAGTCAACAAAACCATCATAGAGTATCTCATGTTTTATTTTTAATACGCTGAAACTGATGTAAACATTTCAATTCCGGCTTAAAGTTATGTTAATTTGATCTAAAACGGAACAGCTCCGGCCAAGAATTCTTTAACATGTGGTATTCAAAAATTCGTAGCAACTTTGAGTTTTTAACAAGCTTATCATTTTGTGAATAAAAAAGCCTTTTTAATCGTACTGGATGGATGGGGAATTGGACAAAAACCTTCCTCAGATGCCGTTTTTCAGGCTCGTACGCCCTATTTCGACAAACTCATGACAGATTGCCCAAACAGCAGGTTGGTCACTTATGGCGAACAGGTGGGTTTACCATCCGGACAAATGGGAAATTCTGAGGTCGGCCATTTGAATCTGGGGGCAGGCCGGATCGTTTACCAGGATCTGACGCGAATTGATAAAATTTTCGAAGAGAATCGCTTAAATGAATTTCCAGAGTTCAATAACCTGGTTGAATACTGTCGTCAATCAGACAAACCCTGTCACTTGATTGGCCTGGTTTCAGACGGCGGCGTACACAGCCACTTCCGTCACCTCTGCCAACTCATCGAAAAATTGGAACAGGCTGGTTTACAGAAAATTTTCCTTCATGTAATTACGGATGGGAGAGATACCGATCCGGAAAGTGGATTAGAGCAGATCCGTGAATTAGAAAAATTCCTGGATGGAAAAAATACTCAAATTGCGTCCCTGATTGGCAGGTATTATGCTATGGACCGCGATAAACGATGGGAACGCATTGAGAAAGCATATGAGTTATTCGTTTCTGGAAAAGGAAAATTGTATTCATCGACTACAGTGGCTTTGGAAAAAAGTTATCGCGAGGGTGTTACCGATGAATTTGTAGAAGCCTGTAAAATAGGAGATCCCAATCAAGGTCTCATCCAACCGGATGATGCCGTTTTTTGCTTTAATTTCAGAACAGATCGTCTGAGACAGCTGACACAGGTGTTGAGCCAAAAAATTGAGAATGCTCCTTATACCATGGAACCGCTGCCTTTGTATTTTCTCACCATGACCAGATACGATTCGAGTTTTAAAAATATACGCGTATTGTTTGAAGCTGAAAATTTGCAATTCACTCTGGGCGAATGCCTGGCGAGATATGGATTAAGTCAATTGCGTATTGCCGAAACCGAAAAGTATCCTCACGTGAGTTATTTTTTTTCGGGGGGCAGGGAGAAAGTTTTCACTGGAGAGAAACGGATATTAATACCCTCGCCCAAGGTGGCAACTTACGATCTTCAACCCGAGATGAGTGCAAATGAAGTTTGTCAGGCACTCATGAATTTATGGGCCAAAGAAGATCCTGATTTTATTTGCCTGAATTTTGCAAATA includes:
- a CDS encoding SDR family NAD(P)-dependent oxidoreductase, whose protein sequence is MKKAIIIGAGHGIGQAVALRFGKEGFHISLIARTENKLEVLAGALQAENITADYFMADVSDEAGLKIAITDCIQKNGFPDLVLFNASAIHVQDVLEESWKNIQSCFAISTGGAFQTAQFFLPAMLKSNTGKLFFTGGGTALQGAPMFVSLSIGKAGMRNLVQALVERAKNSQVHIAQLTVCGKVDVADAKYSPALIAEEYWKLYQQVPGNYQHEVVY
- a CDS encoding OsmC family peroxiredoxin, with protein sequence MQIKRTATADWNGTGKEGTGRLSTQSGVLCDTEYSYPTRFEDKPGTNPEELIGAAHAGCFSMKLAFVMNAGGFTADHIHTTATVVLENGAIPVIMLHTKVKANGLTAELLHEFTANAKANCPVSKLLNAEVMLTAELLD
- a CDS encoding DUF4783 domain-containing protein, with the translated sequence MRYSMMVLLTFCGLAVQSQGFNTFLDHMRKSDMAAMSELMDQRMQYCFNDQIEIADKSVVIKALKAFLDRNAPKSIQPVHKGNAKGEDSSFSIAQMDAQNGRKYRIYLYGELVQNKFLIKELRIDPL
- a CDS encoding 2,3-bisphosphoglycerate-independent phosphoglycerate mutase; translation: MNKKAFLIVLDGWGIGQKPSSDAVFQARTPYFDKLMTDCPNSRLVTYGEQVGLPSGQMGNSEVGHLNLGAGRIVYQDLTRIDKIFEENRLNEFPEFNNLVEYCRQSDKPCHLIGLVSDGGVHSHFRHLCQLIEKLEQAGLQKIFLHVITDGRDTDPESGLEQIRELEKFLDGKNTQIASLIGRYYAMDRDKRWERIEKAYELFVSGKGKLYSSTTVALEKSYREGVTDEFVEACKIGDPNQGLIQPDDAVFCFNFRTDRLRQLTQVLSQKIENAPYTMEPLPLYFLTMTRYDSSFKNIRVLFEAENLQFTLGECLARYGLSQLRIAETEKYPHVSYFFSGGREKVFTGEKRILIPSPKVATYDLQPEMSANEVCQALMNLWAKEDPDFICLNFANTDMVGHTGVFEAAMKAAETVDHCLEKIVEKGKEKNYNFIILADHGNADYMINEDGSPNTAHTMNPVPCILVSNDKQCNLKDGKLADIAPTLLKLMELPVPVEMTGESLLTEME